The Candidatus Koribacter versatilis Ellin345 genome has a segment encoding these proteins:
- a CDS encoding DUF2905 domain-containing protein, with product MNDLGRAVILMGVVLVVIGGAILLIGRAGIPLGRLPGDISYRGKHTTFYFPVVTCIVISVVLSLISWLVQHFRK from the coding sequence ATGAATGATCTCGGGCGTGCGGTGATTCTGATGGGGGTTGTGCTCGTCGTGATTGGCGGGGCGATCCTGTTGATTGGACGCGCAGGCATTCCGCTTGGACGACTGCCGGGCGACATCAGCTATCGCGGCAAGCACACAACGTTCTACTTTCCAGTCGTAACGTGCATCGTGATCAGCGTTGTGCTCTCGCTAATCTCGTGGCTGGTGCAACACTTCCGCAAATAA
- a CDS encoding M61 family metallopeptidase, which translates to MKFSLVCCLTFSSLFIANALAQVKNPPQPQPTPLPPAIVAPLDKPYPAPVQLEVDVTDTSHHVMHVREVVPVESGAKESVLLYPQWIPGHHSPTGPISHLAGIVTNVDGKRVQWVRDRVNVFAFHVPLHPGARTVELEFDYLSPNRQAEGRIEMSDAIADIEWSEVVMYPAGYFTRQIPFNAALKLPEGWKYATALETDSENGAAVKFKQTTLNTLADSPVYAGRYFKRIDLSPTQTDIVHLDLFADEEKDLAITPEQLEKHKNLTMEADKLYGSHHYNHYDLLLLLSDKVGGIGLEHHQSSENGLPAKYFTDWSNGVLGRDLLSHEYTHSWNGKFRRPADLWTPNFNVPMRDDLLWVYEGMTQYWGIVLAARSGLRSPEETRDIIAHVAAGFEHMPGRSWRPMVDTTNQPTVSQRRPVSFVSWQLPENYYEEGALIWLDADTKIRELTNGKKSLDDFAKAFMGEYNGSFVTYTYSLDDVAKTLNSVAPYDWAAFLRERVYDLHPTVPEDGITRGGYKLAYSDTEQEWMTRNNAAEGEADFSTSLGLDLAVPKPGSGDDSGPSGALLEVTWDSPAFKAGVTPDMQLVSVNGKEYSPELLRDAILAAEQSKQPMQLQFKSNNEFKTFAIPYYDGLRVPSLQRVEGTPSRLDDILAPSKSALPAM; encoded by the coding sequence ATGAAGTTTTCGCTCGTTTGCTGCCTTACATTCAGCTCTCTTTTCATCGCCAACGCGCTAGCGCAGGTCAAAAACCCACCGCAACCGCAACCTACTCCACTGCCGCCGGCGATTGTTGCGCCTCTTGATAAACCATACCCCGCGCCGGTGCAGCTCGAAGTGGATGTAACGGACACCTCGCACCACGTAATGCATGTGCGCGAGGTCGTTCCCGTCGAGAGCGGCGCGAAGGAGTCGGTGCTGCTCTATCCGCAATGGATTCCGGGACACCATTCGCCAACGGGACCCATCTCGCATTTGGCCGGAATCGTGACGAACGTGGATGGCAAGCGCGTGCAGTGGGTGCGCGATCGCGTGAATGTGTTCGCATTCCATGTGCCGCTCCATCCCGGCGCGAGGACTGTGGAACTTGAGTTCGACTATCTTTCTCCGAACCGGCAGGCCGAAGGACGTATCGAGATGTCGGATGCAATTGCCGACATCGAGTGGAGCGAAGTGGTGATGTATCCCGCGGGCTACTTCACGCGACAGATTCCGTTCAACGCTGCGCTGAAGCTTCCCGAAGGTTGGAAGTATGCTACGGCGCTGGAAACGGACAGCGAGAACGGCGCAGCCGTAAAGTTCAAGCAGACGACGCTGAACACGCTGGCCGATTCGCCAGTTTATGCGGGGCGCTACTTCAAGCGGATTGACCTGTCGCCGACGCAGACCGACATCGTGCATCTCGATCTCTTCGCAGATGAAGAGAAGGACCTGGCGATCACGCCAGAGCAATTGGAGAAGCACAAGAACCTGACGATGGAGGCGGACAAACTCTACGGTTCGCATCACTACAACCACTACGACCTGTTGCTGTTATTGAGCGATAAGGTCGGCGGGATTGGGTTGGAGCATCATCAGTCGAGCGAGAACGGGCTGCCGGCGAAGTACTTCACCGACTGGAGCAACGGCGTGCTCGGTCGCGATTTGCTCTCACACGAGTACACGCATTCGTGGAATGGGAAGTTCCGGCGTCCGGCGGACCTGTGGACACCGAACTTCAACGTGCCCATGCGTGACGATCTGTTGTGGGTGTATGAGGGCATGACCCAGTACTGGGGAATCGTGCTGGCGGCACGCTCGGGTTTGCGTTCTCCCGAAGAGACACGCGACATAATTGCGCACGTAGCGGCGGGCTTCGAACATATGCCGGGGCGCAGTTGGCGTCCGATGGTGGATACCACCAACCAGCCGACGGTCTCGCAACGTCGGCCGGTAAGTTTCGTGAGCTGGCAGCTTCCTGAAAATTACTACGAAGAAGGCGCGCTGATCTGGCTTGACGCGGACACGAAGATCCGCGAACTGACCAACGGAAAGAAGTCGCTCGATGATTTCGCGAAGGCCTTCATGGGTGAGTACAACGGAAGCTTCGTCACCTATACCTACTCCCTCGACGACGTGGCCAAGACCCTCAACAGCGTGGCGCCCTACGACTGGGCGGCGTTTCTGCGCGAACGCGTTTATGACTTGCATCCCACGGTGCCCGAAGACGGCATCACCCGCGGCGGCTACAAACTGGCGTACAGCGACACTGAGCAGGAGTGGATGACGCGCAACAACGCGGCTGAGGGCGAGGCGGACTTTTCGACTTCACTCGGGCTTGATCTTGCGGTTCCGAAGCCGGGTAGCGGCGACGACAGCGGCCCATCGGGAGCGTTGCTCGAAGTGACGTGGGACAGTCCCGCATTCAAGGCTGGTGTCACTCCGGATATGCAGCTCGTATCGGTGAATGGCAAGGAATACTCGCCGGAATTGTTGCGCGATGCGATCCTGGCAGCGGAACAGTCGAAGCAGCCGATGCAGTTGCAATTCAAAAGCAATAATGAGTTCAAGACGTTCGCGATTCCGTATTACGACGGACTTCGGGTGCCTTCATTGCAACGAGTCGAGGGGACGCCGTCCAGGCTGGACGACATTCTTGCGCCGAGTAAGAGCGCGTTGCCGGCGATGTAG
- a CDS encoding bacteriohemerythrin, with protein MTIRWKSSYSVGVSVMDNEHRSLFNVMHELDNALAAGSGQLVIDTVLAKVTNWAEQHFTHEEELMLENGFPGYEAHRAEHDQARRQLETYEHDRKAGKQGVPVSLLLFLDSWLRQHILKIDLQYAGYLNQRGIR; from the coding sequence TTGACGATTCGCTGGAAAAGCAGTTACAGCGTCGGCGTGTCCGTTATGGATAACGAACACCGCAGCCTCTTCAACGTGATGCATGAACTTGATAATGCCCTCGCCGCTGGCAGCGGGCAATTAGTGATCGACACGGTCCTCGCCAAGGTGACGAACTGGGCGGAACAGCACTTCACGCACGAGGAAGAACTGATGCTAGAGAACGGCTTCCCCGGCTATGAGGCCCATCGCGCGGAACATGACCAGGCGCGCCGCCAGTTGGAAACATACGAGCACGACCGCAAAGCGGGAAAGCAGGGAGTCCCCGTTTCCTTGCTCTTGTTTCTCGATTCCTGGCTGCGACAGCACATCCTGAAGATCGATCTGCAGTACGCCGGCTATCTCAATCAACGCGGAATTCGTTAG
- a CDS encoding ubiquitin carboxyl-terminal hydrolase 14, with amino-acid sequence MKCKHLSEIREVTPSADGCEECLKMGSTWVHLRLCLICGHVGCCDSSVNKHATKHFHSSKHPIMQSFEPGEDWRWCYVDQTEV; translated from the coding sequence ATGAAGTGCAAGCATCTTTCTGAAATCCGCGAAGTCACGCCGTCGGCTGACGGTTGCGAAGAGTGTCTTAAGATGGGCTCCACATGGGTGCACCTGCGTCTGTGCCTCATCTGCGGACACGTCGGCTGCTGCGACAGCTCGGTCAACAAACACGCGACCAAACACTTTCACAGTTCCAAGCACCCGATCATGCAATCGTTCGAGCCCGGCGAAGACTGGCGCTGGTGCTATGTAGACCAAACCGAGGTTTGA
- a CDS encoding P-II family nitrogen regulator, giving the protein MTKLEAIIQPRKLDEVKDALVAIGIDGMTVSEVRGHGRQKGHTETYRGREYDVSFLPKIKIEVVIDDERVDEAVETILQSAASGQIGDGKIFLYKVDEAIRIRNQERGVAAI; this is encoded by the coding sequence ATGACGAAATTGGAAGCGATTATTCAGCCCAGGAAACTCGACGAAGTGAAAGATGCGCTTGTCGCCATCGGTATCGACGGCATGACCGTCTCAGAGGTGCGCGGTCACGGAAGGCAGAAGGGTCACACCGAAACCTACCGTGGCCGTGAGTACGACGTCTCGTTCCTGCCGAAGATCAAGATCGAAGTCGTGATCGACGACGAACGCGTGGATGAAGCGGTGGAGACCATCCTCCAATCCGCAGCCAGCGGTCAAATCGGCGACGGCAAGATCTTTCTCTACAAAGTGGACGAAGCCATCCGCATACGCAACCAGGAGCGGGGCGTAGCGGCCATCTAA
- a CDS encoding ammonium transporter: MATRLRDPEWRRYGATVAAGKAIGISVVMLAMVVITGLFFTTALASDTAVKAADIVNPINTVWTLIAAFLVFGMQVGFTMLEAGFCRSRETVNVLMECIVDTCLCGLLFYAFGFAFMFSHGNGFIGYHWFFLKDVPATYETTGVAFLAFWLFQFAFADTCSTITSGAMIGRTGFVGDLIYSVGVSGFIYPIVGHWAWGPDGFLATMGSSGYFLPSVGISFHDFAGSTVVHTIGGFIALAGSIVLGPRLGRKFKRDGGAPMLPHDLTIAASGGLLLWFGWYGFNPGSTLSAMDFEGIGRVATNTTLAACAAGLTAMAYGYFLSKKWDVGFTVNGFLAGLVAVTCPCYWVSPTGAIMLGGVAGVVVILGVEALEWLRIDDPIGAVPVHGLCGIWGTLSLGLFACGKYGSTGPLAPDNSAALKGLFYGGGFQLLTAQAIGSAIITFATFGVALALMYAVNATGTLRVSEEGELYGIDLHEHGIPAYPEYVISALASPSGAPPQHHAVEKHPVKLTEAVAGATAHK, from the coding sequence TTGGCCACCCGGTTGCGGGATCCAGAGTGGCGTCGTTACGGAGCGACAGTCGCTGCCGGCAAGGCGATCGGCATCTCCGTCGTGATGCTCGCGATGGTGGTGATTACAGGTCTCTTCTTCACCACTGCGCTCGCTTCTGATACGGCCGTGAAAGCCGCCGACATTGTGAACCCGATCAACACCGTCTGGACGTTGATCGCGGCCTTCCTTGTCTTCGGTATGCAGGTCGGTTTCACCATGCTCGAGGCCGGCTTCTGTCGCTCTCGTGAAACCGTGAACGTGCTGATGGAATGCATCGTGGACACTTGCCTCTGCGGCTTGCTGTTCTACGCATTCGGATTTGCGTTCATGTTCAGCCACGGCAACGGATTCATCGGCTACCACTGGTTCTTCCTCAAAGACGTGCCCGCGACTTACGAGACCACCGGCGTCGCGTTCCTCGCCTTCTGGCTCTTCCAGTTTGCTTTTGCCGATACCTGCTCGACGATCACGTCGGGCGCCATGATCGGCCGCACCGGCTTCGTCGGCGACCTGATTTACAGCGTCGGTGTCTCGGGCTTCATTTACCCAATCGTTGGACACTGGGCGTGGGGACCAGATGGCTTCCTTGCGACCATGGGATCGTCGGGCTACTTCCTCCCCTCGGTCGGTATCAGCTTCCACGACTTCGCCGGCTCGACGGTGGTTCACACCATCGGCGGATTTATCGCACTCGCCGGTTCGATCGTCCTCGGCCCGCGGCTTGGACGTAAGTTCAAGCGCGACGGCGGCGCTCCGATGTTGCCGCACGACTTGACCATCGCGGCCAGCGGCGGTCTTCTGTTGTGGTTCGGCTGGTACGGCTTCAACCCCGGCAGCACACTCTCCGCCATGGATTTCGAGGGCATTGGCCGCGTCGCTACCAACACCACGCTCGCTGCCTGCGCGGCTGGTCTCACGGCGATGGCCTACGGATATTTCCTCAGCAAGAAGTGGGACGTCGGCTTCACCGTCAACGGCTTCCTCGCCGGGCTCGTGGCCGTGACTTGTCCCTGTTATTGGGTGAGTCCGACGGGCGCCATCATGCTCGGTGGCGTCGCTGGCGTGGTCGTGATTCTCGGCGTCGAAGCGCTCGAATGGCTACGCATTGACGATCCTATCGGCGCAGTTCCGGTGCACGGGCTCTGCGGTATCTGGGGCACGCTTTCGCTGGGACTCTTCGCCTGCGGCAAGTACGGTTCTACCGGTCCGCTTGCGCCCGACAACTCCGCTGCTTTGAAAGGACTGTTCTACGGCGGTGGTTTCCAACTCCTGACCGCGCAGGCAATCGGCAGCGCGATCATCACTTTCGCCACGTTTGGCGTGGCTTTGGCGTTGATGTATGCGGTGAACGCAACCGGCACGCTGCGTGTTTCTGAAGAGGGCGAGTTGTATGGCATCGACCTTCACGAGCACGGTATCCCGGCGTATCCGGAATACGTCATCTCGGCGCTCGCTTCGCCGAGCGGCGCACCGCCGCAGCACCACGCGGTGGAGAAACATCCGGTCAAGCTCACCGAAGCAGTGGCAGGTGCAACTGCGCACAAGTGA
- a CDS encoding porin: MILFVSLLLPTIARGQEQPSTSQPSAEALAKHLEEMEREIKELRAQVKVLTGEKAAAETAPAASGASSAVVQNSLVSGTQPAAAPSATPSLASILGPTTLSGFVDVYYGQNFNNPESQNNGLRYFDQGANQFGLNLMELVIDKTPDPSNSRTGYHVALGYGQAMNAVNASEPKAGLGFDQYLKEAYFSYLAPVGKGLQFDVGKFVTPAGAEVIETKDNWNYSRGVLFSYAIPYFHFGMRTKYTFNDKYALTGFFINGWNNVVDNNTGKTYGVNFAWNPNKKFGIAQTYMAGPEENGLNHNVRQLSDTVFTYTPTARLSFMLNGDYGRGDRYVTDTEANTFSHAVHWTGVAGYAKYALAQNMAIAGRYEYYDDADGYTLGTLTTTHVNEFTATFERIIGHHIISRFEFRRDMSNQPLFYKGSNPVTDQNTLTAGLVMTFNSGEGGK, translated from the coding sequence ATGATTCTATTTGTCAGCCTGTTGCTGCCCACAATCGCTCGAGGGCAGGAGCAGCCGAGTACCTCTCAACCATCGGCTGAGGCGCTCGCTAAACATCTTGAGGAGATGGAACGTGAGATCAAGGAATTGCGGGCCCAGGTGAAAGTGCTAACCGGTGAAAAAGCGGCGGCAGAGACCGCGCCAGCCGCGTCAGGGGCGTCGTCTGCTGTTGTGCAGAACTCGCTGGTAAGCGGCACTCAACCTGCCGCCGCTCCTTCGGCAACCCCATCGCTGGCTTCGATTCTCGGGCCAACCACGCTGAGCGGATTCGTGGACGTGTATTACGGCCAGAACTTCAACAATCCCGAAAGCCAGAACAACGGCTTGCGCTATTTCGATCAGGGCGCAAACCAATTCGGTTTGAACTTGATGGAGTTGGTGATCGACAAGACGCCGGATCCCTCGAACAGCCGTACCGGCTACCACGTTGCCCTCGGCTATGGCCAGGCGATGAACGCGGTCAATGCCTCCGAACCCAAAGCCGGGCTGGGCTTCGATCAGTACCTGAAGGAAGCCTACTTCTCGTATCTCGCGCCTGTCGGAAAAGGGCTGCAATTTGACGTCGGCAAGTTCGTCACGCCCGCCGGCGCCGAAGTGATCGAAACCAAGGACAACTGGAACTACTCGCGTGGCGTGCTCTTCTCGTATGCCATCCCGTATTTCCACTTCGGCATGCGCACCAAGTACACCTTCAACGACAAATATGCGCTGACCGGTTTCTTCATCAACGGTTGGAACAACGTTGTGGACAACAACACCGGCAAGACCTACGGGGTCAACTTCGCATGGAACCCCAACAAGAAGTTTGGAATCGCCCAAACCTACATGGCGGGTCCGGAAGAGAACGGCCTCAACCACAACGTGCGCCAGTTGAGTGACACGGTCTTCACCTACACGCCGACAGCGAGACTTTCGTTCATGTTGAACGGCGACTACGGTCGTGGCGATCGCTACGTCACCGACACCGAAGCGAACACCTTTTCGCATGCGGTGCACTGGACGGGCGTAGCAGGCTACGCAAAGTACGCATTGGCCCAGAACATGGCCATCGCCGGCCGATATGAGTACTACGACGACGCCGACGGCTACACGCTCGGAACCCTGACAACGACCCACGTCAACGAATTCACTGCCACCTTCGAACGGATCATCGGACACCACATCATCAGCCGCTTCGAGTTCCGTCGAGATATGTCGAACCAGCCGCTGTTCTATAAGGGCAGCAATCCGGTCACTGACCAGAACACGCTGACCGCGGGCTTGGTTATGACCTTCAACAGCGGGGAGGGCGGCAAGTGA